A single window of Pectobacterium parmentieri DNA harbors:
- a CDS encoding DUF3574 domain-containing protein gives MKQKKQNVIAVSLLLSALLASGCSSLPRSSAAVAAASSADVCQIGDKQVQTTLYFGLNRPAGPVITDAEWKAFLDGEVTPRFKEGLTVFDAKGQWLGNNGQVARENSKALMLIHGADKERDIEALRTVYKSRFAQESVMRIDAPVCVAF, from the coding sequence ATGAAGCAGAAAAAGCAAAACGTTATCGCGGTATCGCTACTGTTGAGCGCATTGCTGGCAAGCGGTTGTAGTTCGCTGCCGCGCTCATCCGCAGCGGTTGCTGCTGCATCAAGCGCTGATGTGTGCCAGATTGGCGACAAGCAGGTACAGACCACGCTATATTTTGGTTTGAATCGTCCTGCTGGCCCGGTGATCACTGATGCTGAGTGGAAAGCATTTTTGGACGGTGAGGTGACGCCACGCTTTAAAGAAGGGCTGACGGTGTTTGATGCCAAAGGACAATGGCTGGGGAACAATGGACAGGTTGCCCGCGAGAACAGCAAAGCGCTGATGTTGATTCACGGCGCTGATAAAGAGCGTGATATTGAAGCGCTGCGTACCGTCTACAAATCACGTTTCGCACAGGAATCCGTCATGCGGATTGATGCTCCCGTCTGCGTCGCTTTCTGA
- the emrB gene encoding multidrug efflux MFS transporter permease subunit EmrB has protein sequence MQRKPLKGASLAWMTVALSLATFMQVLDSTIANVAIPTIAGNLGASNSQGTWVITSFGVANAISIPITGWLAKRFGEVRLFLWSTALFALTSWLCGMSTSLEMLIFARVLQGIVAGPLIPLSQSLLLSNYPPAKRSIALALWSMTVVVAPICGPILGGWISDNYHWGWIFFINVPLGIAVVFIALQTLRGRETKTEIKPIDTIGLALLVVGIGSLQMMLDRGKELDWFNSTEIITLAVVAVIAITFLIVWELTDDHPVVDLSLFKSRNFTIGCLCISLAYMFYFGAIVLLPQLLQEVYGYTATWAGLASAPVGLMPVVLSPIIGRFAPRLDMRKLVTFSFIMYAVCFYWRAYTFEPGMDFGASAWPQFVQGFAVACFFMPLTTITLSGLPPERLAAASSLSNFARTLAGSIGTSLTTTLWTQRESLHHAHLTESITPYNPIAQETYQQLQAMGMSQTQASAYIAEQITAQGLIISANEIFWAAAGVFLVLLVLVWFAKPPFTTGGGGGGAH, from the coding sequence GTGCAGAGAAAACCGCTTAAAGGCGCGAGTCTGGCCTGGATGACCGTTGCGCTGTCGCTGGCAACGTTCATGCAGGTGCTGGACTCCACCATCGCCAACGTCGCTATTCCGACCATCGCCGGTAATCTGGGTGCGTCCAACTCACAGGGAACATGGGTCATTACCTCATTCGGGGTCGCTAATGCTATCTCTATTCCTATCACCGGCTGGCTAGCCAAACGGTTCGGTGAAGTCCGCCTTTTTCTATGGTCAACGGCACTCTTCGCCCTGACGTCCTGGCTATGTGGTATGTCCACCAGCCTGGAAATGCTGATTTTCGCCCGCGTCTTGCAGGGGATCGTCGCCGGGCCGCTAATCCCGCTGTCACAGAGCCTGTTGTTAAGCAATTATCCCCCCGCTAAACGCAGCATCGCTCTGGCGCTGTGGTCAATGACCGTGGTGGTCGCACCGATCTGTGGCCCGATTTTGGGCGGCTGGATTAGCGATAACTATCACTGGGGCTGGATATTCTTCATCAACGTTCCACTCGGTATCGCCGTGGTGTTTATTGCGTTGCAAACGCTGCGTGGGCGAGAAACCAAAACGGAAATCAAGCCCATCGATACTATCGGGCTGGCGTTGTTGGTCGTTGGCATCGGCAGCCTTCAGATGATGCTCGACCGGGGCAAAGAGCTGGACTGGTTTAACTCGACGGAAATCATCACCCTCGCAGTGGTGGCGGTAATTGCGATAACGTTCCTGATTGTCTGGGAACTGACGGACGACCATCCGGTGGTGGATTTATCCCTATTTAAGTCGAGAAACTTCACCATTGGCTGTCTGTGTATCAGCCTCGCCTATATGTTTTACTTCGGGGCAATTGTGCTCTTGCCGCAGCTATTGCAGGAGGTGTATGGCTATACCGCCACCTGGGCAGGGTTGGCATCCGCCCCCGTTGGGCTGATGCCGGTGGTGCTGTCACCAATCATCGGTCGATTCGCGCCGCGTCTGGATATGCGCAAGCTGGTAACGTTCAGCTTTATCATGTATGCGGTCTGCTTTTACTGGCGTGCGTACACCTTCGAGCCAGGCATGGATTTCGGCGCGTCGGCCTGGCCGCAATTCGTACAGGGATTTGCCGTCGCCTGCTTCTTCATGCCACTGACGACGATTACGCTGTCGGGTCTTCCGCCTGAACGTTTGGCGGCAGCATCAAGTCTGTCGAACTTTGCCCGAACGCTGGCGGGATCGATCGGGACATCACTAACCACCACGCTCTGGACGCAGCGAGAGTCGCTGCACCATGCACACCTGACGGAATCTATCACGCCATATAATCCGATAGCACAGGAAACGTACCAGCAGCTTCAGGCTATGGGGATGAGTCAAACACAGGCCTCGGCTTACATCGCAGAGCAGATTACGGCACAGGGGCTGATTATTTCCGCCAATGAAATCTTCTGGGCCGCCGCAGGTGTATTTCTGGTATTGCTGGTGCTGGTCTGGTTTGCTAAACCGCCCTTTACCACTGGCGGTGGAGGCGGTGGCGCGCACTAA
- the emrA gene encoding multidrug efflux MFS transporter periplasmic adaptor subunit EmrA: protein MSESVENQVPQTPQRNKKQQRKRVLSLLTFIFVVLGCAWLVYWFLVLRHHQSTDDAYVAGNQIQIMAQVTGSVTHVNVDNTDFVKQGQVLVELDPTDAQQAFERAKTALANSVRQTHQLIINSKQYQANIELRQTELNKAQSDLSRREALGSANAIGREEVQHARDAVATAKAALEVARQQYQANQAMILDTPLEKQPAIQQASVEMRDAWLALQRTKIVSPIDGYISRRSVQIGARISSTSALMAVVPANHLWVDANFKETQLANMRIGQPATVIADIYGDDVVYQGKVVGLDMGTGSAFSLLPAQNATGNWIKVVQRLPVRIEIDPKQVAEHPLRIGLSALVNVDTANTEGSALAETSRTTPAYQSDALTLDLTPVNQDISTIIQANAG from the coding sequence ATGAGTGAAAGTGTGGAAAATCAGGTGCCGCAGACGCCGCAAAGAAACAAGAAACAGCAGCGGAAACGCGTGTTATCGCTGCTGACATTTATTTTCGTCGTGCTGGGCTGTGCTTGGCTAGTTTACTGGTTCCTGGTTCTCAGACATCACCAAAGCACTGACGATGCCTACGTCGCAGGCAACCAGATTCAGATCATGGCACAGGTTACAGGCAGCGTCACCCATGTGAACGTCGACAATACTGACTTTGTTAAGCAGGGACAGGTGTTAGTGGAGTTGGATCCTACCGATGCCCAGCAGGCATTCGAGCGCGCGAAAACCGCATTGGCTAACAGCGTGCGCCAAACGCATCAGTTGATTATCAACAGCAAACAATATCAGGCCAACATCGAACTGCGTCAGACAGAACTGAACAAGGCGCAAAGCGACTTAAGCCGCCGTGAAGCACTGGGCAGCGCGAATGCTATCGGGCGTGAAGAAGTACAGCATGCTCGCGATGCCGTCGCGACCGCCAAAGCAGCGTTGGAAGTGGCCAGACAACAATATCAGGCGAATCAGGCGATGATTCTGGATACACCGCTTGAGAAACAACCCGCCATACAGCAAGCCTCTGTAGAAATGCGCGATGCCTGGTTAGCGCTACAGCGCACCAAAATTGTCAGCCCGATTGACGGCTACATCTCACGCCGCAGCGTGCAGATTGGCGCTCGCATCTCCTCAACCTCAGCGCTGATGGCTGTCGTTCCCGCCAATCACCTGTGGGTTGATGCTAACTTCAAAGAGACGCAGCTAGCCAATATGCGCATCGGCCAACCCGCCACCGTGATCGCGGATATCTACGGCGATGACGTCGTGTATCAGGGAAAAGTGGTCGGCCTCGATATGGGAACCGGTAGCGCGTTTTCTCTGCTGCCAGCCCAGAACGCGACCGGAAACTGGATTAAAGTGGTTCAGCGCCTGCCAGTGCGTATTGAGATCGATCCGAAGCAGGTTGCCGAACATCCGTTGCGCATCGGCCTGTCTGCATTGGTCAATGTCGATACCGCCAATACCGAAGGCAGCGCGTTAGCAGAAACATCGCGCACCACGCCAGCCTACCAAAGTGATGCGCTGACGTTGGATCTCACCCCCGTTAACCAAGACATTAGCACCATTATTCAAGCCAATGCCGGTTAA
- the mprA gene encoding transcriptional repressor MprA, with product MDSSFTPIEQMLDLRASRKPGFPRQEVLLLRLFMHVQGKILENRNRMLKDQGINETLFMALLTLESQESYSIQPSELSAALGSSRTNATRIADDLEKRGWIERRESSSDRRCLHLHLTEEGKAFLGQLIPPQHNSLHVLCSALESGEKKQLETLMRKLLVRLDEMDDFDNV from the coding sequence ATGGACAGTTCATTCACTCCTATAGAACAAATGCTCGATCTGCGTGCTTCACGCAAACCCGGTTTCCCACGTCAGGAAGTCTTGCTACTGCGTCTATTCATGCATGTTCAAGGCAAAATACTGGAAAATAGAAACAGAATGCTGAAAGATCAGGGCATCAATGAAACCCTTTTCATGGCATTACTGACGCTGGAATCTCAAGAGTCTTACAGTATTCAGCCGTCCGAACTCAGTGCCGCACTGGGGTCGTCACGCACCAATGCAACACGCATCGCTGACGATCTGGAGAAAAGAGGCTGGATAGAACGGCGCGAAAGCAGCAGTGACAGGCGCTGCCTGCATCTGCATCTAACAGAAGAAGGCAAAGCCTTTCTTGGTCAATTGATTCCACCACAGCACAACAGTCTCCATGTTCTTTGTTCAGCACTTGAATCCGGCGAGAAAAAACAGCTTGAAACGCTGATGAGAAAGCTCTTGGTTCGGCTGGATGAAATGGACGATTTCGACAACGTATAG
- the ygaH gene encoding L-valine transporter subunit YgaH — protein MSTEVILIGLIVGLVNYLFRYLPLRLSTSRASGSLQRGKKALLLDSIGIASICALLIVSSVPDILAHHEKLLPTLTGFIMLTACFYKTRSIVLSTLLGALCYGIAFKLL, from the coding sequence ATGAGTACAGAAGTCATTCTTATCGGGCTGATTGTGGGGTTAGTGAACTATCTCTTTCGTTATTTACCTCTGAGACTCAGCACCTCACGCGCTTCCGGTTCGCTGCAACGCGGTAAAAAGGCCTTGTTGCTGGATAGCATCGGCATTGCTTCGATCTGTGCGCTGCTGATCGTTTCCAGCGTGCCGGATATTCTCGCACATCACGAAAAGCTACTGCCAACGCTGACGGGTTTTATTATGCTGACCGCCTGTTTTTATAAAACCCGTAGTATCGTTTTATCGACGCTACTAGGGGCGCTGTGCTACGGCATTGCGTTTAAACTGCTCTGA
- a CDS encoding AzlC family ABC transporter permease, with amino-acid sequence MNTLTTATPKKPASFSEGVFDSVPIVIGYMPVAFAFGMNAVKLGFTPLEGIFLSCIIYAGASQFVITALLSAGMSIWVAALTVMAMDVRHVLYGPALRHRITQRLPTRKTALWAFGLTDEVFAAAATRLAKDNRRWSEEWMMGVSLLAWLSWVLGTVIGAVFGNGPLDDYPAVEAALSFMLPALFLSFLLASFKRKQSLVVACALGGALLGLLLSSIPAAILLGILSGCLASLVNPDTPQVNT; translated from the coding sequence GTGAATACATTAACTACCGCTACACCCAAAAAACCGGCGTCTTTTAGTGAAGGCGTATTTGATAGTGTGCCAATTGTTATCGGCTATATGCCTGTAGCATTTGCGTTTGGCATGAATGCCGTCAAACTAGGCTTTACTCCGCTGGAAGGCATTTTTCTTTCATGCATCATTTACGCGGGTGCCAGCCAGTTCGTCATCACCGCGTTGCTCAGCGCAGGCATGTCCATCTGGGTAGCGGCGCTGACCGTCATGGCGATGGATGTCCGCCATGTGCTGTATGGACCTGCACTGCGGCATCGCATTACACAGCGACTGCCGACCCGGAAAACGGCACTGTGGGCTTTCGGCTTGACGGACGAAGTATTTGCGGCAGCAGCCACTCGATTGGCGAAAGATAACCGACGTTGGTCAGAAGAGTGGATGATGGGCGTATCGCTTTTAGCCTGGCTCTCATGGGTGCTCGGCACGGTGATTGGCGCCGTGTTCGGTAACGGCCCATTGGATGACTACCCTGCCGTCGAAGCCGCGTTGTCCTTCATGCTTCCCGCGCTTTTCCTGAGCTTTTTGCTCGCCTCTTTCAAGCGAAAACAGAGTCTGGTTGTAGCCTGCGCACTAGGCGGCGCGCTGCTTGGATTGCTACTCTCTTCCATCCCGGCCGCAATACTACTCGGTATTCTCAGCGGCTGTCTGGCATCGCTGGTTAACCCCGACACACCGCAGGTGAACACATGA
- a CDS encoding MFS transporter — MPLQQQSTSSTQQPGLSLSLTLIMSIATGLAVASNYYAQPLLETIARVFALSVNQAGFIVTAAQLGYAVGLLFLVPLGDMFERRTLIVGMTLLAAGGMLITASAPTLWIMIAGTALTGLFSVVAQLLVPLAATLATPETRGKVVGTIMSGLLLGILLARTVAGALASLGDWRTVYWVASTLMVIMALILWRALPRIPQQNTLNYPQLLVSIFSLFSANPLLRTRAILGCLSFANFSILWTSMAFLLASPPYSYSEGVIGLFGLVGAAGALAASRAGRLVDQGKAKPTTSVGIILLLLSWGFIALGIHSVAALLMGIIVLDLAVQGVHVTNQSVIYRMMPEARNRLTAGYMTSYFIGGALGSLLSASAYQQWGWLGVCAAGGIISLLNLLVWWRSHHHETQEAMAAL, encoded by the coding sequence ATGCCTCTTCAGCAACAATCTACATCCTCTACACAACAACCAGGGCTTAGCCTGTCTTTGACCCTAATTATGTCTATCGCGACCGGCCTTGCCGTCGCCAGTAATTACTATGCCCAGCCGCTGCTGGAGACAATTGCCAGAGTCTTTGCGCTTTCCGTTAACCAGGCGGGATTCATTGTCACCGCCGCACAGTTGGGTTATGCCGTTGGCCTGCTGTTTTTGGTGCCGCTGGGGGATATGTTTGAACGCCGGACGCTGATTGTCGGCATGACGCTACTCGCCGCAGGCGGGATGCTGATCACCGCTTCTGCACCCACGCTCTGGATAATGATTGCTGGCACAGCGTTGACCGGCTTGTTCTCCGTTGTCGCGCAGTTGCTGGTTCCTCTTGCCGCAACGCTGGCAACGCCAGAAACGCGCGGTAAAGTCGTCGGCACAATAATGAGCGGCCTGCTGCTGGGAATTTTGCTGGCACGCACCGTGGCGGGCGCGCTGGCTTCACTCGGTGACTGGCGCACCGTGTACTGGGTTGCCAGTACGCTGATGGTCATCATGGCGCTGATTTTGTGGCGGGCATTGCCGCGCATTCCTCAGCAAAACACGCTGAACTACCCGCAGTTACTGGTCTCCATATTCAGCCTGTTCTCTGCAAATCCGCTGCTGCGCACGCGCGCGATCCTTGGTTGCCTGTCCTTTGCCAACTTCAGCATCCTGTGGACGTCGATGGCATTCCTGCTGGCCTCGCCACCCTACAGCTATTCCGAAGGCGTTATCGGTCTGTTCGGGTTGGTTGGCGCAGCGGGCGCATTAGCGGCTTCACGCGCCGGGCGACTGGTCGATCAGGGCAAAGCCAAGCCGACCACCAGCGTTGGGATTATCCTGCTTTTGCTGTCGTGGGGCTTTATTGCGCTCGGTATTCATTCCGTGGCGGCGCTGCTCATGGGGATCATCGTACTGGATCTGGCGGTTCAGGGCGTACACGTCACCAACCAGAGCGTGATCTACCGGATGATGCCCGAAGCGCGTAATCGGCTAACGGCAGGCTATATGACCAGCTATTTCATCGGCGGCGCACTGGGCTCGCTGCTTTCCGCCTCGGCCTATCAGCAGTGGGGTTGGCTGGGCGTGTGTGCTGCTGGCGGCATTATCAGCCTGTTGAACCTGCTGGTGTGGTGGCGCAGCCATCATCACGAAACACAGGAAGCGATGGCGGCGCTATAA
- a CDS encoding lactonase family protein encodes MFKHYQVFKKNSIAMLMGCALLPAAALWSMGAQAVTAVYVSAATDGAIDVYTLNTQSGELTAIGKAAAGAKVMPLAVSPDKSFLYAATRGIPYSAVSYKIDAKSGVLSPLGKAELPDSMAYISADLTGKWLFSASYGGNKIAVNGIDKDGKVNASAVTVVPTGEKAHSIIADRKNKFVFASNLGSDQIVQFRFDAKTGTLTPNELAEIKLPGGNGPRHLVFSPDNKTLYVSNELSGKVARLALDEKTGQLTLLDYTDTVPAEAGMRAGTITPDKNNADSRPQIWSADLRLTPNGKFLYVSERTKSTITLLRVEPKTGQLKYITRYPTETQPRGIQIDPSGKFLIASGEKSTSLSVYRINQDNGDLVRVGQYPTGKGANWVEIVKLP; translated from the coding sequence ATGTTTAAGCATTATCAGGTGTTTAAGAAAAACAGCATTGCAATGCTAATGGGATGTGCACTGCTGCCAGCAGCGGCACTGTGGTCGATGGGGGCGCAGGCAGTCACGGCGGTTTACGTCTCTGCTGCCACTGACGGCGCGATCGATGTTTACACACTCAATACGCAAAGCGGCGAATTGACCGCTATCGGGAAAGCGGCCGCTGGGGCGAAGGTGATGCCGCTGGCCGTTAGCCCAGATAAATCGTTCCTCTATGCTGCCACGCGCGGCATCCCCTACTCGGCGGTCAGCTATAAAATCGACGCCAAGAGCGGTGTACTGAGCCCGTTAGGCAAAGCGGAATTACCGGACAGCATGGCTTACATCTCGGCGGATCTCACGGGAAAATGGCTGTTCAGCGCCTCGTATGGCGGCAATAAAATCGCGGTTAATGGCATTGATAAAGACGGTAAGGTGAACGCGAGTGCGGTCACGGTGGTGCCGACAGGCGAGAAAGCGCACAGCATCATTGCCGATCGCAAAAATAAGTTCGTCTTTGCCAGCAATCTCGGCAGCGACCAAATTGTACAGTTCCGGTTTGATGCGAAAACGGGCACGCTGACGCCGAATGAGCTAGCCGAAATTAAACTACCCGGAGGGAACGGGCCGCGCCATCTGGTGTTCTCACCAGATAATAAAACGCTTTACGTGAGTAACGAATTGTCTGGCAAAGTTGCGCGTCTGGCGCTGGATGAAAAGACGGGTCAGCTTACGCTGTTGGATTACACCGACACCGTTCCGGCCGAGGCAGGGATGAGAGCGGGAACGATCACACCTGATAAAAATAACGCCGATAGCCGACCGCAGATCTGGAGCGCCGATTTACGTCTGACGCCAAATGGAAAATTCCTGTACGTATCGGAACGCACCAAAAGCACGATTACGCTGCTGCGGGTCGAGCCGAAAACGGGTCAGTTGAAATACATTACGCGCTATCCAACGGAAACGCAGCCGCGCGGTATTCAGATCGATCCAAGCGGGAAATTCCTGATCGCCAGCGGTGAAAAATCGACGTCACTATCTGTGTACCGCATCAATCAGGACAACGGGGATTTAGTGCGAGTAGGGCAATATCCGACCGGAAAAGGCGCGAACTGGGTCGAAATCGTTAAACTGCCGTAA
- a CDS encoding CGNR zinc finger domain-containing protein, with amino-acid sequence MHTSPITQPHFLANNLALDLINSAFGTGSEYHDCLTDDASVIAWLKAAKQLPENFTDTPTGLINEALALRQAMVQTIDAVRSGKEYDPERINHILDSGRSVRMLEWNSQQTGFSVVERRRDNSCASLLEPVAMAFAALISGSEVKYIRQCEAHDCTLFFLDTTKSHRRRWCSMALCGNRMKVAAFRSRKQEAD; translated from the coding sequence ATGCACACATCACCGATAACTCAGCCTCACTTTCTCGCGAATAATCTCGCGTTGGACCTCATTAACAGTGCATTTGGCACAGGAAGCGAATACCACGACTGTTTGACGGATGACGCAAGTGTCATCGCATGGCTTAAAGCAGCTAAACAACTACCTGAAAATTTTACAGACACGCCGACCGGCCTGATTAATGAAGCTCTGGCATTGCGTCAGGCAATGGTTCAGACAATAGATGCCGTCCGATCGGGTAAGGAATATGACCCTGAACGAATAAACCATATTCTTGATAGTGGACGGTCGGTAAGAATGCTGGAATGGAATAGTCAGCAAACCGGTTTTAGCGTTGTTGAACGCAGGAGGGATAATAGCTGCGCCAGCTTACTCGAACCGGTAGCAATGGCGTTCGCTGCTCTGATTTCCGGGTCTGAGGTAAAATATATTCGCCAGTGTGAGGCGCACGACTGTACCCTGTTCTTTCTGGATACCACCAAATCACATCGTCGGCGATGGTGCAGCATGGCGCTCTGTGGCAACAGGATGAAAGTCGCAGCCTTCCGCTCGCGTAAGCAGGAAGCAGACTGA
- a CDS encoding alpha/beta fold hydrolase encodes MNTDIATTSESQVHYRYELVGNVNIFYREAGKPSSPSILLLHGFAASSYMFRELIPALADNYHVIAPDLPSFGFTESPGSDEYDYTFDNLAKTIDRFTEQLKLQRYAIMVHDYGAPVGWRLATAHPDRITAIISQNGNAYEEGLAQGWDAIRRYWHSPTAENRAALHDFPTAASVKWQYLEGVCDTSLVSPDGYTLEGQHVSRSGNADIQLDLLLDYASNVQRYPEFQTYFREQQPPLLAVWGRHDPYFLPAGAEAWKRDIPHADIRFYDTGHFALETHANDIIPVIHTFLDDNIK; translated from the coding sequence GTGAATACTGATATAGCAACGACATCCGAGAGCCAAGTCCACTATCGCTATGAGCTGGTGGGTAACGTAAATATTTTCTATCGTGAAGCAGGAAAGCCCTCATCACCCAGCATTTTGCTACTGCATGGATTCGCTGCATCTTCGTACATGTTTAGAGAACTGATTCCGGCACTTGCTGATAATTATCACGTGATTGCTCCCGATCTGCCGTCCTTCGGTTTCACGGAATCGCCGGGAAGCGATGAGTATGACTATACGTTTGATAATTTGGCAAAGACGATAGATCGGTTTACTGAACAGTTGAAGCTCCAGCGCTATGCGATCATGGTTCATGACTATGGCGCACCGGTTGGATGGCGCCTCGCTACGGCTCATCCCGATCGTATTACGGCAATTATTTCGCAGAACGGTAATGCTTATGAAGAAGGTTTGGCGCAAGGATGGGATGCGATCAGACGATATTGGCACTCACCGACGGCAGAGAATCGTGCTGCTCTTCATGATTTTCCGACCGCCGCCTCCGTGAAATGGCAATATTTAGAAGGCGTCTGTGATACCAGTCTTGTCTCCCCTGATGGATACACCCTTGAAGGGCAGCATGTGTCTCGCTCAGGCAATGCTGATATTCAACTGGATCTGCTACTGGATTACGCCTCCAATGTTCAGCGCTATCCTGAATTCCAGACTTACTTCCGTGAGCAACAACCACCGCTGCTTGCTGTCTGGGGTCGCCACGATCCTTACTTTTTGCCTGCCGGTGCGGAAGCGTGGAAACGAGATATTCCCCATGCGGATATCCGTTTCTACGATACCGGGCATTTTGCTTTAGAAACGCATGCAAATGACATCATCCCTGTCATCCACACATTCCTGGACGACAATATAAAATGA
- the proX gene encoding glycine betaine/L-proline ABC transporter substrate-binding protein ProX: MPNTKLWAAALTTALLSTQVYAADTAQPGKGISVIPVQSTISEETFQTLLVSRALEKLGYDVQSPREVDYNVAYTSIASGDATFIAVNWDPLHADQYKAAGGDAKFYRQGEYVSGAAQGYLIDKKTAEKYKITNIAQLKDPKIAKLFDTNGDGKADLTGCTPGWGCEAAINHHLPAYGLTNTVEHNQGNYAAMIADTITRYKEGKPILYYTWTPYWVSDVLVPGRDVVWLQVPFSSQPGEMKDVSTKLPNGADYGFPVNTMKIAANKVWAEKNPAAAKLFAIMKLPIADVNAQNLRMHEGQGSQKDIERHVDGWIKAHQQLFDGWVKTAADAAK; this comes from the coding sequence ATGCCAAACACCAAACTTTGGGCCGCCGCCCTGACTACCGCACTGTTGAGTACGCAGGTTTACGCCGCTGACACCGCGCAACCGGGGAAAGGTATTTCCGTTATTCCAGTGCAAAGTACCATCTCCGAGGAAACGTTCCAGACGCTGCTGGTCAGCCGCGCGTTGGAAAAACTGGGCTATGACGTGCAATCTCCCCGTGAAGTGGACTACAACGTCGCCTACACCTCAATTGCCTCTGGCGATGCAACGTTTATCGCGGTGAACTGGGATCCGCTACACGCCGACCAATATAAAGCGGCTGGCGGGGACGCGAAGTTCTACCGTCAGGGCGAATATGTCTCCGGTGCCGCTCAGGGCTATCTGATCGACAAGAAAACCGCTGAAAAATACAAGATCACCAATATTGCGCAGCTAAAAGATCCAAAAATTGCCAAGCTGTTTGATACCAACGGCGACGGCAAAGCCGATCTGACAGGCTGTACGCCGGGTTGGGGATGCGAAGCCGCCATCAACCACCATCTTCCCGCCTATGGCTTAACCAACACGGTCGAGCATAATCAGGGCAACTATGCGGCGATGATCGCCGATACCATCACCCGTTACAAAGAAGGCAAGCCGATTCTGTACTACACTTGGACGCCGTACTGGGTGAGTGATGTGCTGGTTCCGGGCCGTGACGTAGTCTGGTTGCAGGTGCCTTTCTCTTCTCAACCGGGTGAAATGAAGGATGTCAGCACTAAGCTGCCAAACGGTGCCGACTATGGCTTCCCGGTTAACACCATGAAGATTGCCGCGAATAAAGTATGGGCCGAGAAAAACCCCGCAGCGGCGAAGCTGTTCGCCATCATGAAGCTGCCGATTGCCGATGTGAATGCGCAGAATCTGCGTATGCATGAAGGTCAGGGTTCACAGAAGGATATCGAACGTCATGTGGATGGCTGGATCAAAGCCCACCAGCAGTTGTTTGACGGCTGGGTGAAAACCGCCGCCGATGCCGCAAAATAA